AGGTCTGCAATTGTACACACTTAGAGAAGAACTGGAACAGGATTTCGAAGGAACACTGCGCAAGGTAGCAGCCCTTGGATATAAAGGTGTAGAGTTTTTTCACTTTTTCGGTCGTACTGCAGCAGAAGTTAAACAATTGCTAAATGAGCTTGGATTGGTCGCGCTCGGCGCACATCGTCCTTATGACGCATTGTTGAATGATACAGAAGCAGAGATTTCTTACAATCTTGAGATTGGAAATCCTCATTTGATTGTTCCTTATCTGTCAGAAGAACAACGTAACTATGAAGAAGTTGCCGCGAACCTGAAGATTATTGGAGAAAAATGCAAAGCGGGCGGAGCGGTTCTTCTGTATCACAATCATGATTTCGAATTAACGGATAAATATGGGGATAGTGACCGAACTGCTTTTGATGGATTGTTTGAAGAGGTGCCGGCTGACCTGCTACAA
This Paenibacillus sp. FSL R5-0345 DNA region includes the following protein-coding sequences:
- a CDS encoding sugar phosphate isomerase/epimerase family protein yields the protein MLKIGLQLYTLREELEQDFEGTLRKVAALGYKGVEFFHFFGRTAAEVKQLLNELGLVALGAHRPYDALLNDTEAEISYNLEIGNPHLIVPYLSEEQRNYEEVAANLKIIGEKCKAGGAVLLYHNHDFELTDKYGDSDRTAFDGLFEEVPADLLQVEMDTCWVHHAGYDAVEYINKYAGRLPIIHLKDLKKHEDGSPETVVLGEGEVNLTAILDAAVQANVEWAVVEQDFCSRSPLESVEDSLKWVKAYANQGGKVHV